One Pyxicephalus adspersus chromosome 3, UCB_Pads_2.0, whole genome shotgun sequence genomic window carries:
- the LOC140326676 gene encoding N-acylethanolamine-hydrolyzing acid amidase-like yields MAWTPLFLLLLWGSFSFTLQDMAAPRYNISLDLPPEQRWKEILSHYNQTYLKEKMDFIVQNGLPKWARAIIFPLAEFDLIFLVKEPYAGELRGIARTLGFNVGYVLALNLVYEATAYCTSIIAQDTKGNIYHGRNLDYAFPDILKNLTLDLDFIQNGKIVYTGTTFLGYVGLWTGQSPNKFTVSGDARAKGKWWENAISAFFKRSSPVSWLVRDALHNARDFRDAALQLSKTPIIADTYYIMGGTQAREGLVITRNRDGPADLWPLDPQKGEWFRVETNYDHWTPPPPSDDRRTPAIKALNATGQANINAISLYKVLSVNPVLNSITIYTTTMSAASPEEYTTRIRN; encoded by the exons ATGGCCTGGACACCTTTATTCTTATTGCTACTTTGGGGCTCCTTCTCATTTACCCTGCAGGACATGGCAGCCCCTCGGTATAACATTAGCCTGGATCTGCCACCTGAGCAGCGCTGGAAGGAAATCCTTTCACATTACAATCAAACCTACCTCAAAGAAAAAATGGATTTCATTGTTCA GAATGGATTGCCTAAATGGGCCCGCGCCATTATCTTCCCATTGGCAGAATTTGACCTAATATTTCTAGTCAAGGAACCCTATGCTGGTGAGTTAAGAGGAATAGCTAGAACACTTGGATTCAACGTTGGATATGTATTGGCCCTTAATCTTGTCTATGAAGCTACAGC GTACTGCACAAGTATAATTGCTCAAGAcacaaaaggaaatatttatcaTGGGAGGAATTTGGACTATGCCTTTCCTGATATACTCAAAAACCTCACACTAGATTTGGATTTTATTCAGAATGGAAAG ATTGTATATACAGGAACCACCTTCTTAGGGTATGTTGGATTATGGACCGGTCAAAGTCCTAACAAGTTTACTGTATCAGGGGAtgcaagag CGAAAGGAAAGTGGTGGGAGAATGCCATCTCTGCTTTTTTCAAGAGAAGCTCACCTGTCAGCTGGCTGGTTAGAGAT GCATTGCACAATGCCAGGGATTTTAGGGATGCTGCACTCCAGCTTTCAAAGACTCCAATTATAGCTGATACATATTACATTATGGGTGGCACTCAGGCAAGAGAAGGCTTGGTAATCACCAGAAATCGGGATGGACCTGCAGACCTCTGGCCTTTGGATCCCCAAAAAGGAGA ATGGTTCCGTGTTGAAACAAACTATGACCACTGGACTCCCCCACCACCCTCTGATGACCGAAG aactcCAGCTATAAAAGCACTGAATGCAACAGGGCAAGCAAACATCAATGCCATCTCTTTATATAAG GTGTTGTCTGTAAACCCAGTGTTGAACTC CATAACCATCTATACAACAACGATGAGCGCTGCTTCTCCAGAGGAGTACACAACTCGAATTAGAAATTAA